The Psychrobacter sp. LV10R520-6 genome includes a region encoding these proteins:
- a CDS encoding c-type cytochrome, with translation MNKSPLNGPIMPIVASATPRHLTLAVLTAAVFAVGISGCSQPEPIEQNAPEYGLVTTDDANEDISTYVLPQDTSILDEPNADEIFYGKRLLNETKRLLPDNVGAEMNCNSCHIAQGKIPLGDPYINSYNHYPRVMPRSGKEVDLEARINGCFQRSMNGKVLDRESPEMLAMMAYMEWLSQKTPKAQKVDIINAGKVDESLVGDPVHGEKIYQAQCATCHGDNGEGIKDSRGDIVFPPLWGDESFNIGAGMARTYKAAAFVKYNMPMGIQTQGLWGHGNVLSDQDAIDVAEFFTHKPRPDFAKKVNDWPSGKKPKDARY, from the coding sequence ATGAATAAGTCACCACTTAACGGGCCTATTATGCCAATCGTTGCCAGCGCTACTCCTCGTCACCTTACTTTAGCGGTATTAACTGCCGCTGTGTTTGCTGTCGGTATCAGTGGCTGCTCACAACCTGAACCTATCGAGCAGAACGCGCCTGAATATGGTTTGGTCACTACCGATGATGCCAACGAAGATATTAGCACTTATGTGTTACCGCAAGATACTTCGATACTAGATGAACCGAATGCTGATGAAATATTTTATGGTAAGCGCTTATTAAACGAAACCAAGCGTTTATTACCTGATAACGTTGGCGCTGAAATGAACTGTAATAGCTGTCATATTGCTCAGGGTAAAATCCCCCTTGGCGATCCGTACATCAACAGCTATAACCACTACCCGCGCGTCATGCCGCGCTCTGGTAAAGAAGTTGATTTGGAAGCGCGTATCAATGGCTGCTTCCAGCGCTCTATGAATGGTAAGGTGCTCGATCGTGAGTCTCCTGAGATGCTAGCGATGATGGCCTATATGGAATGGTTATCGCAAAAAACGCCCAAAGCTCAAAAAGTTGATATTATTAATGCCGGTAAAGTCGACGAGTCATTGGTCGGTGACCCTGTACACGGTGAGAAGATATACCAAGCTCAGTGTGCTACCTGTCACGGTGACAATGGCGAAGGTATTAAAGACAGCCGTGGCGATATCGTCTTCCCACCACTATGGGGTGATGAATCCTTTAACATTGGCGCGGGTATGGCACGTACTTATAAAGCCGCAGCTTTTGTTAAATACAACATGCCAATGGGTATCCAAACCCAAGGGTTATGGGGTCATGGCAACGTCTTAAGCGATCAAGATGCTATCGATGTAGCAGAGTTCTTTACTCATAAACCACGCCCTGACTTTGCTAAAAAGGTCAACGACTGGCCATCAGGTAAAAAACCAAAAGATGCCCGTTATTAA